The following is a genomic window from Pyricularia oryzae 70-15 chromosome 5, whole genome shotgun sequence.
GACCTAAACTGAAGGTGGACAGGGGTAGGCAGTAACCCCTGTACCTAACCACTGCCACTTCCTGCTTGTCAACTGCCTAACTAGTAACATCCATGGCCACCCTCCCCTGCGCCACGCGCCAACGACTGACAACTGGATTGGATGATGGTCTGGTGGAATCGATGGACAACCTGCAATCGTTGAAGTTACCGTAAACCTGCATCGTTGGCCACCAGGCTTGATTTGATCCATAATCCATATACCGCCAACTCACTTCGTCAAGACGCACTGGGCAAGACGCATCCCGTTGCGGATTCGGATATGAGCCGTCATCGCTTGCCGAGCAAACCTTCAACCGTCGAGTAACCACATCAACATTATCGCACGGGATGCTTTCACAACGAACAGTGGCCGCCATCGGCTTCTTGGTTGCAGTCAACATCGTCGTCTTGACATTCGCGCTTAATTCCGGGTTTATTTCCCGCCCCGCTTCCGTTTTTAGCTTCGGCAGTAACCATCCCCAGGCTTCATCGAATCTAGAGTCTGAGAGTAAATCGCATGGCACCCACCCACCGGGCTTGGTCGGCCAGCAGCCGGCGAAACTCGAGGAGTGGAGGTTAGATACGGACCAGTATATCCTCGACAGGAGCTGGGACTTGACGGCGCCACCGACAACCCGTACCTATGACCTGGTCATCACTCGCGGCAAGGCATGGCCAGATGGTGTTGTCCGCGATGTTTTGCTGGTTAACGGCAAGTTCCCAGGACCTCTGATAGAGGCCAACAAGGGGGACACGGTTGTGGTGAATGTCACCAACAAACTTGACTCGGAACCCACAGCTATTCACTGGCACGGTATTCAGCAGAAGGAAACCCCTTATTATGACGGTACGGTTGGCGTTTCCCAGTGCGGCATCCCGCCAGGTCAGTCACTAGTCTACAACTTCACCCTCGAGGGCCAGTTTGGTACTTTCTGGTGGCATGCCCATCATGAGGGTCAGGCTATGGACGGTGTCCTCGGGCCACTTGTGATTCATGCCCCCGAGGAGAAGCAAGTCCGACAGACGTACGATGAGGACAGGATAGTCATTTTGCAAGACTGGTACCACGATCCAAGCCAAGTCAACCTTGCAAGGTACCTTGCTCCAGGTGTGGAAAACGACGAGCCAATTCCGGACAACGGCCTCATCAACGGTCGAAATTATTTCAACTGCTCGTCTTATGGTACTGAATCAAACAGGACCTGCCACGACGGCACCTCGCATGCGATTCTGAGCCTGAATAGAAACAGCAAGACTCGTCTCCGACTCATAAACGCTGGTGGATTTGCCAGCTTCGAATTTGGCATTGACAAGCACCTTTTGAACATCATCGAGGCTGATGGGATTCTGACTCGCCCAACCTCCGTTAGGCGTGTTCCTATTCACGTGGGCCAGCGATATAGCGTCGTGGTCGACACGAATCAGGGAACTGAATCAAACAACTACTGGATTAGAAGCAGAATGATATCTCACTGCTTCAAAGGAGAGGAAAACCCAGTACTGGATAGCACCACAAAAGCAGTGCTTCACTACCAAGGCAAAGACCAAGGCATAATCCCTACGGCAGCATCAAAAGACTGGGAGGATGCAATGGCTGTCATGTGCGAGGATCCTGCAAAAGGAGTTCTAGTACCACTGATCAGCCAACCGCCACCTCCTGCAACTAAAATCGTTGCTGTCGACTTCCACTTCAACATTGGAGCGTACCAAATGACATATGCCAAAATCAACGAGACGGTGACTTGGATGCCCCTGAAAAATTCGACAACGCTTCTTGAGGCGGTCGATGGTTTACGCTCACCCAAGGCGAGCGGTTGGAGTGAGACTGGTCGCATAGGCCTCTTTCCAGAGGACCAGTACGTCATTGGagtcagcaacagcaacacgaCAGAGGTTGTCGACCTGCTGGTGTACAGCCTCGACGACGGCAGCCATCCGTTTCACCTCCACGGACACGACTTTTGGATCATGGCTACTGGAGACAGCGGGTTCGACTGGAACAAGTACAACAGTGAGATAATGTCCTCAACCGGAGAGAGCTTGGCCAATGTGACGAAGCGTGACACTCTCACGATCAAGCCATATGCGTGGGCGTTGATCCGCTTCGTGGCTGACAACCCTGGTCTGTGGGCTTTCCACTGCCACATGTCTTGGCACATGGAAGCCGGGCTGATGATGCAATTCATGAGCGGAGCAAAGGGGCTTGAGAAATTGCACATTCCTGATGATGTTGCAAATTTGTGCACTGCCCCTCACCCGGGCTGAGAATGAAAGGTTGTCGTGGAAGAACTCAATTCGTTTTTGGAACAGTCCACCCCGGACTCACGAGCCAAGTGCACCGTTTTTTCTCACGCCTGATATTCGTGCTGCTCGGGCTACGGAACGATGGCGGATGACCGGAAAACAAGCGCAAGCAGGGTGGATAACCTTGAGCTCTGCGCTGGAAGGCACAGAAAATGGCACCTCGTGTGCAAAATGGGGCAGATTAGTCATATGATCGTGCCGCAGGCATAGGTTGATCGACCCCCGGTGTTTGAAGCAATTGACCGACCTGCTGAACCTCACTCGCCGTAAGTACGCGGAATAGGAGCGGGTGCTCTTCGGAGTAACACATCTTGCTGAGAAAAGAGGCTTTTTTTCGGCAAGAAGTGTTGCGGCGCGTGTGGGGCCAGTGCCCACGCACGGGCCCAGCAAAGATGACATGCGCCCGTTGTCGGACTGTTTGTTTGTAGAACAACCACCATTTACGCTGTATATTAAGTACATGATCAGAATCCCCCCTTtagtaataataaaaaagggtcgACTGAAAGAATAAACCAAAGATAATCTGGAATTTGAAAGACCGTCGACAGGATGATGAGATTACCGTTTCGTCGTGGCATGGCCACAAACACCATGGCGACACTACGAAACGCACGCAAGGTGGTCTGCATTGGTCGCAACTACGCAGATCACATTGCCGAGTTGAACAGCGCCAAGCCCAAGCAGCCGTTTTTCTTCCTCAAGCCGCCGTCATCAATTGTTGCGCCCGGTGCTGGCCCCGTGATCCGACCCAAAGGTGTCGATCTTCACTATGAGGTGGAGCTGGCTCTCATCATTGGCAAGGAGGTCAAGAACTTGAAGGCAGACGACGACCAGGGTGCTTTGGATGCCATTGAAAGTCAGTTCTCTGGTTACTATCGTTGGCGTTTACCTGATGCCAATCATCCAAGATCCCCATCCCTCTATTACCATTTTATACCGAAAGTTGATTTGCCAAGGATGGACAGCCTCTAGAAATATAAAACTAACCAAGCCACCCACCTCATCAAGGCTATGCCCTCAGCATCGACATGACGGCCCGCAACGTCCAAaacgaggccaagaagaagggacTCCCCTGGGACATTGCCAAGGGCTTCGACACGTTCCTGCCGTTCAGCAACATCATCCCCAAGTCGGCCATCCCGGACCCTCACAACGTCGAGCTGTACCTCAGCGTCAACGGTGAGGTCCGCCAGCAGGACTCCACCAATCTGCTCCTGTTCAGGATCCCCCGCGTCCTGGCCGACATCTCGAGCGTCATGACTCTCGAGAAGGGAGACATTGTGCTCACTGGCACCCCCAAGGGCGTCGGTCCCGTCGTGCCCGGGGACGTCATGCGTGCCGGAATCCGCGTCAATGGCAAGGAGATCGAGGAGGCCCGGATTGAGATTCCTGTGGAGGAGTCTACCAGCGACTATTTTTACAAGGAGACTTAGAGTGTCATCGCCTGTCAGGAGTAGAAAATCTGTCCTGTAAAAAACTCATGTACATAACTGGTTTTGCGTACTGCTCACTATATACAAGATATACAGCGGTCAATGACTCTAGAAGGTTGCTACAAACATTGGTAAATAGGCTGATTGGTGCCAAAATTTCAATACTGAACCTTCAAGCAATAAAGTCACGCCTTGTTCGGGTCCAGGATTGAACCAGGCTTGGGGCACCAGTCGGCCAGCTCTCCGCACTTGCCACACTTGCGCAGAGACTCGTCGGTCTTGAACGACTCGACCCCAGCCTTGATCTGCGTCCCGAGATCTGTGCAGTGGAAGGACGCCTCGTGTACGACCTGGCCGGGCGTACAATCCGGGTTCTGACAGTACCATCGCATGCGGTCGATGGAGCCCTCGGGCCGACGCTGCTCCAGCACGACACCGACGGTGTCAGCAAACCTCACGGGGTTGTGGGGCGTGTTGCCCGGTAGGAGGAACATGTCGCCCTCGCGGATGATGATGTCCCTGAAGACGCCGTCGTCGACCACCTTGAGCATCATGGCGCCCTTGTACTGGTAGAACCACTCAGGGGTCTGGTTGATGTGGTAGTCGGTCCgggcgttggggccgcccaCGATCTAGGCCATTGTTGACTCTTTGTGAGTTTATGGGAGAGGCAATTGTCATGGTTGGTGGGACACCCAAGgccgaaaataaaaaaacgcACCATGACTGTAAAATCATCATTGTATACGCAATAGTTGTTGATGGGAGGCTTGAGGAGATGGGAATTTTCTTCTAGCCTGGGTTGGTTCAGCAAAAGGTGCCGGACAGGGATTGTTTGCTATGCATTAGCCCATGTCTCTAAGCGATCGTAGATGCATACGCAAAGGCGACCTAAAGATagagagaaggaaaagaggAGCGACACGGCCATTCACATGGGCAACCCATGTGCAAAGACACATGCTCGTTGAAGAATGATAAACTTGCTCACCATTTAGGCAGATTTACAGGTGGGCCCAGCATTGTGTTTGCAGAGAAACAGGACCAGGTATTTGAGTGAATAACGAATTGACTCTCTGGAAACACCGAAGAGCTAGTTGTTTTGTGTATTCCTTATCTTTCCAAGCGTACAGATTAGATCTCTATGCGATGGGTAACAGCTTGATTCAATGTCCCTCGGTGAGTTGAGTTGGGTGGGTTCGTTTGGTTTTGTGGTGGACTCATGTGCTGAGCAGATTTGGTCAGGTAAGCAAAATAGTATGAGCTCGTTTCGTTTACCCTAAGCAACAGGTTGAGGGGTCCAGCATTGGATGAATTGGATTGGATTACTTGCGCAAAAACAAAGCAGCCATAGCTCCGGTAAGGCGCTGTACTACCTAAGGCAAGTACCGAAGGCGAGAGAAAGCTAAACCAGTCATCTGCCTGCGGATCCCCCACCCGCCGTCGTCTGATCTTAAGCCAAACCGTCTCTTTATGACGAGCAAATAGTGTGCCATAAACCCCACGTCATTCGAGAGGTGCCTTTTACAACGTGAGATTTGATGGGTGATTGATCCGCCCAGCTACAATAAAGCCTCCAAAAATGACTTCTTGAAAATATGTGGTAGTGTCTACACGAATCGGTTTCTGATCCATAGCTTGTACGAATACCTACCCAGCAAGTCATTCCCATTGTTTCTGTCACCTCCACTTGACGATAGAGCGAATGAGCAGTCCTGCGTTGGCCTGTGTAGGTTGTTGGAAATTCAACACTGGTCTTGTCTGACGCGCGAGCTGCTAATCGGACCAAAGAAGTGGAGTTTGCTAACCCCTGCAAACGTGGCGTGTCGAATCGAAGAAAACCCGCTCATACTAAACAGTCCCCAATCACTCCCTGTCTCTCCAATAGCTGAAGAGCCTGAGACAGATTCCAAGGGGAGGGGGCAGACCCTTTCTCACCTCCTTCTCCGTACGTAGTATATGAGTAGAAGCACCCGCCTAGTCTAGTCATGGCATCGACGCGGGATCTGTACTGACCAAGAATCAAGCCTCATTCCCCATCCAACTGTCCTCTCTTGACAATTCTGTTTCAATCTcagacatttttttttcttttggttccTGACTGGAAAGCAACGACCACTTTCTCCAACGAAACTCCACAAAGTCTAACGCACGTCGCAACCTTGACCCTTGCAGAACCCAGTTCCGCTCGTTCGCATCTCCTGTCTCCAACGCCGCTGAGCTCAACACGAACCTGATCACGACGAATTACCGCTTTACCAAGCTGCACCAACTTGACGCGCGCGAACATGGACGCTCACGCCCACCACATGATGGACCACAGTGGAATGGACCACGGCGGAATGGACCATGGCGGCATGGACCACGGCGGccacggcggtggcggtatGGATATGGACAGGTGCAGCATGAACGTAAGACTTCTGTTTTGCTTTCGACTTTCGGGGAGCCTCACACCACTCCCCCGCAAAGGCGCCGTTGACGAGGATTCTCCCCAGAGGAGCTGAGCTGTTTCTTACTGACATCTTTGTGCATGGATAGATGCTCTTCACATGGAGTACCAAGAACCTCTGCATCGTCTTTGAACAATGGCACATCCGCTCGACCGCCGGCCTGATATTCTccctcctcgccgtcgtcgccatTGGTGCAGGCTACGAAGCCCTTCGCGAATCGATCCGTCGCTATGAATACCACCTCAACAAGAAGAACGAGGCTGTTCCTCGTAAGTTATAGAGAATCCCCCCTTTCATTATCATTACAAAACCTGGTATCCCCCAAGTCGAGGAGCAGACCAAGTCGGGCGTCATGAACTTTTATACCATGTTGTCACGAACCCCTGCTAAGATCCGACGAGCCGAGGCGGACGACAATGTTAACGAGAACACCCCGTTCGTCACCCCAGGCCAGAGCCGTCCCAAAGTCACCCGCGAGGCTCACTTTGTCAAGGCTGTGCTATATGGAATTCAGAACTTTTATGCTTTCATGATCATGTAAGTCTTTCTCCCCGTCTCTTGGCGGACATGTCAAGACTCGGACAAGACTGGAAACTGACAGGCGGGTGATTCGCAAACTATAGGCTCATCTTCATGACTTACAACGGTTGGGTTATGCTTGCTGTTTCGTTTGGTGCTTTCGTTGGATACCTGCTGTTTGGAGGCTCTACCCCTGCAACAAAAGAGACTGCTTGTCATTAATTTGAAATGTCTATTGTGGATACCAAGAGCATCAGCTCTGAAGAGAGGAATTCCTAGTTATCATGTATCTTCTTTACTACCTGACCGATCAGGTTCGACAGataggcctttttgtggatgttTGGAATACCGAACACAAGGGTAACGTTCATCAGGGCCGTTCCCCGCTCATGGGGTCAGATCAAATGTCAACAGCCTAGCTCGTCCAATGTCTGGGGAAATTGGCATCTGGGACCACGGGCAATTGCTGAGGCTAGGAATAAGAGAGAAGCCTGTTTCAAATGACATTTTGCTCTGTCTGTGCCCGCGTCGAGCGTAACCCACAGTACCCTTACTGCTATATCTTGTCCAGATGTATACCAATGGCCAAGTTCCATTGGACCCAAATGCGGATAACTCACGGTTCTATTGGATTAGATTTTCTAGCATATCTATCATGACAAAGCATCTAGGTATGAATCTAGAGAACCCGCATCTACCCAAGCTTCAGAACTTCACAGCTTCGTCTCCAGAATCTGGCTCTCGAGCTCGTTAATCATCTTCTCGTCCCCATAATCCTCATTGTGCTCAAACTCGGGCTCCTCCCCGTATGCAAGACGGGCCGCGTCCACCAGCATCCGCCCCGTCATGCCCCAGACCTTGAACCTGACCTCGGGGGCCGACTCCTCGGGCTCGGCCAGCGCAGCCTGGCCGCCCTCGCGCTCCTTGGGCCTCGTGACGCGCTGCCGGTCGATGGGCACGTAAAAGTAGTGCAGCCGCCACCTGTAGTCGTTGTAATCCGTCCAGCGACCCTCGTACCACTGGCCCGACGGCACCGGCCCAGTCCCCTCGTCCTGAGCCTTGAGGAAGTTGTGGAACGGCGCGCTGAACACGGCTGCCACCTCCTTGGCGTCGAGTCGGGGGATCAGCGTCTCGTCCACGTTGGGCAGCTCTGACCCGTCGACCTTGGTCGGGTCCGGGTGCAGGAAGGCCACGCACGGCCTGACTACCAGACCAGTCCTGGCCAAGCTGTGCGGTAGGTAGCAGAGGTTTTCTATCACGAACGGCGCCGGGATCTTGCTGTCGTCCATAGGCAGGCCGATCTCTTCCCAGGCCTCGCGGCGGGCTATTTGATCTAGTTCCAAGGGCGAGTAGAGTCAGTAGTAGACACGACATCGGGGCAGACCATGGGTCAAAGTCGACGGTTcatgaagaaagaaaaaaaaaaaaaagaagaaaaagcagacaaaaagaaaggctCAGGAGTAGCTGCATTGACGGAGATTGTCCAACGCACATGGTGACTCGTCAACAGAATCCGCCTTGCCTCCCGGAAATGCAGCTTGGCCTATTGTCAACTCGAACCAAATCAGTTTAAAAACGCCTTTTAAATGGATGTCTTGTGTGCGCTTCAGACCTGAAAAGTTGCGAAGCGTAGCCGAGCGCATGGTTATGACCACCCTTAACTCTCCAGCGCGGTCGGCATAGAGGAGGACAAGGACGGCCGCTCGCCGGGTCGCCGGGAGCCGGTCCCATAGTGGAAATGGCGGCGATTGATATGCCCGGAGGCGGGCTATGGCAGCCTTGGATTTTGTGAGCAGCCTGATCATGCTGtatatattttcttttctttgcgtttgttttattttcctCCCCAGTTTCCGCGTGCAGCGGCCTCTCGCCTGCTTAATCTGCCCCTCACTGGGCTATCCACCCCCGGGGGTTTTGTTTTGAGTGCAGGagtgaaaacaaaaacaaggacGTGGACCAGAGTGTCGGTCCAGACGGTTCAGGTGATTTTCATTTTACTGACCAGGGATCTCTTGTTCAGCTGGCCCATTGTAGACGCATCCCAGTAGTATGAGCCCACGTCCTCGACTATCTGTAAGTCCACAGCCGCCGGTGTCGATGAGATGATCTCGTTGGTTGCTTCAATAACCGAGTTGAGCTCGCCGTCTGTGAATGTAGTCTCACTAGGGCGAGAGTCGAGCTCGGGGTCAGTAGTATGCGTCGCCATCTTTCTAAACAAAATGGACCTTGATTCCTCACGTGGGTAACAGCAAATAGTTGGAATTAGGATGCTGAGCCTCGGCAACGGTTGGCGCCTATGCTGCGTCACAGTTGAGACCAGAAACTACAGGTGGTGGGGTAAAACCCTCGGCCAAGTGGTttcataggtaggtactattAGGTTTGTTACAAACCCGAGTGGTACCGTAGTGCACGGCATAAACATGTCATCAGTATTGCCTCCTGTATATCACGCCCTTGGATAGACTGGACAGTTGCGACAGGTAAAAGCCATGTCCATCATGCCATTGAGCACTTGGAGTGATAGCCGCACAACCGCCATGTAGCAAGTTTACGAAAGGTCGAGTCGCAGAATCTTGGGCAACCCACAGCTAACTGCCACAATCTACCATTGCCAAAAAATTTCCTACAGTATCCCAGAAACCGGTAGTCTCTGTAGGAATTCAGAAACATTATCATCGCGTGACGATCAAGTGAACCAAGGGAAGGCATGGTGTGAAACTCGAGTTCGTTTTTGTATTCCGCCGTCCTAAGCAAGCCCTCAAACGCCTAATGAACCACCGTCATCCTTTTTTATCTCCGGTATGACAGCCATGCCCCCACGTTGTGGAACAAATCCGAAATGCATCTCTGGCATCTCCAGCCCGTTGAACTTCGAGTCCGTAGAATCGTCATCGCAAGAGGGGGCGGCCCGGGAATATATCGTGCTCGGTTCTCGTGTCATGACTGCGTGAAAGGTGACGAAGGCGCCTTGCGTTAGCGGCCATGGTCGTCGGGTGGTGTACTGCTCGTTTCTTTCGTGCAGAACATGATTGGAAGTGCGCGCACACGCGCAAGGCCACATACCCAAAGCCCAAAAATGCTCACAAATTCGAAGAAAGACATGCTTAGAAAACGAGCGCAGCGCCCTTGGTCTTCTTGTCACCACTGCAAAGCCACGAAAAAGTTCTAGTCAGCAATTGTGTCCTAGGATAAACCATCCCACACCAGATTCCACCACAGTGATGCCCCCCGGAAGGAATAAAAACTGACCCAAGCTCGAAGTGCTTGCATCGCTTGATCGGCAGCTGGCACTTGGTCTTGCAAACAGTGCACTCCAGTCTCAACACAATCTTCTTGGTGGTCTTTGCCTTCTTGTGGAAGACGGGCTTGGTCTGACCACCGTATCCTGACTGCTTGCGGTCGTATCGGCGCTTTCCCTGGGCAAAAGAAGAGGCCTTGCCAGCCTTGTACTGGGTCACACGGTGGTTGGTGTGCTTCTTGCACTCCTTTCCGGCGCAGTACGTCCGGCGCGTCTTCGGGATGTTGACCATTTTGAATGTGTGAACGTCGACGGTGCTGGGCGTAGATGTTCGGTGATTTGGGCGTTGGTTTGGAAATGGAGGGGAGGCAAGATCGCGAGAACACTGCGGATTTTCGATAGGTGCTGCACAGAATCCCAATCTGTGGGCGCCCACCGGGATTCCGCCTTTGGGTCACGTGCTCAGTGGGGGTGGTGGGGCCCAGCCTTGGTGGGAAGAAAGACTCTCACAGAACGAGTTGGCCCGTGTCAAATGACACCTAGCTATGGCAGCTCAGGCTGCTTAGCTTGGCAAGAAATGCTACGAGTCAATTCGAAACTGATGATTTCAGACGAGGTCAAAAGCACTGTTCTAGACCAGCATAACAAGATCCTACATACTCATGCGGTGCAGCTCCAGCACGGTATTCTCAACGGCTCAAATGGGCAAAACGAATTATGATAATATTGCACCAAGATGGTTCAATTA
Proteins encoded in this region:
- a CDS encoding 3-hydroxyanthranilate 3,4-dioxygenase — protein: MLGPPVNLPKWLEENSHLLKPPINNYCVYNDDFTVMIVGGPNARTDYHINQTPEWFYQYKGAMMLKVVDDGVFRDIIIREGDMFLLPGNTPHNPVRFADTVGVVLEQRRPEGSIDRMRWYCQNPDCTPGQVVHEASFHCTDLGTQIKAGVESFKTDESLRKCGKCGELADWCPKPGSILDPNKA
- a CDS encoding CTR2 short splice, with product MDAHAHHMMDHSGMDHGGMDHGGMDHGGHGGGGMDMDRCSMNMLFTWSTKNLCIVFEQWHIRSTAGLIFSLLAVVAIGAGYEALRESIRRYEYHLNKKNEAVPPEADDNVNENTPFVTPGQSRPKVTREAHFVKAVLYGIQNFYAFMIMLIFMTYNGWVMLAVSFGAFVGYLLFGGSTPATKETACH
- a CDS encoding CTR2 short splice, variant encodes the protein MDAHAHHMMDHSGMDHGGMDHGGMDHGGHGGGGMDMDRCSMNMLFTWSTKNLCIVFEQWHIRSTAGLIFSLLAVVAIGAGYEALRESIRRYEYHLNKKNEAVPRQSRPKVTREAHFVKAVLYGIQNFYAFMIMLIFMTYNGWVMLAVSFGAFVGYLLFGGSTPATKETACH
- a CDS encoding NUDIX domain-containing protein, whose amino-acid sequence is MATHTTDPELDSRPSETTFTDGELNSVIEATNEIISSTPAAVDLQIVEDVGSYYWDASTMGQLNKRSLAAIARLRAYQSPPFPLWDRLPATRRAAVLVLLYADRAGELRVVITMRSATLRNFSGQAAFPGGKADSVDESPYQIARREAWEEIGLPMDDSKIPAPFVIENLCYLPHSLARTGLVVRPCVAFLHPDPTKVDGSELPNVDETLIPRLDAKEVAAVFSAPFHNFLKAQDEGTGPVPSGQWYEGRWTDYNDYRWRLHYFYVPIDRQRVTRPKEREGGQAALAEPEESAPEVRFKVWGMTGRMLVDAARLAYGEEPEFEHNEDYGDEKMINELESQILETKL
- a CDS encoding 60S ribosomal protein L44 — protein: MVNIPKTRRTYCAGKECKKHTNHRVTQYKAGKASSFAQGKRRYDRKQSGYGGQTKPVFHKKAKTTKKIVLRLECTVCKTKCQLPIKRCKHFELGGDKKTKGAALVF